The genome window CTTCCAAATACAAATGGACAACACAGTACATAGGTGGCAACACCCTGGCTGACTGCACTAGTGAGTTCTAAATTCATTTCACATGCAAATCCATTTCATTTTGTTGCTATACATAATGACGTTCACTATACATTCTCTATTGTAGACCTCTCCAAATATGACACTTACCATTAAACTTAACTGATACTCTGTTACACAGCATTTCTTGACAACCAGAGCCATAACATcagaattttaaataaagatggGTTGAAATGCTGTGGAGTCTCAAAGGCCCTATTCTATCACTGAAGCAAGATGCAAAAGCATATTGAGATCATGCACAAAATGCTGAAATGAGAACAACTATGAAATTTGTACACACATTTTTCTCTCTGCAGAGTCTGAGGTAACGGTGGCTGGCGCCCCGTCTGCCTTCTTTCCTGAGGACAAGGACTGTCACAAGACAAAGAGCGATGAACAACTGATAAAGAATAtcacaaatatctttcattcAGAGCTTATTAAGGAAGGCATTACATCCTTTAAATCCACCAGCCTTATCTGTGGCCAGAACCAGAAATAGAGGAAATGAAGATATCCCAAAAGTGTtccacattaaaaataattaatgattaaaaacatctggttttatgAAGCTATATGTGGcttgaaaaagtgcatttatggAAATGAACACTCACTTACCATTACCAATACATATGGAATAATCAAATTAACAGTGGGTCAAGACAAAATCCAAAGCACTAAAGCACTGCTACTACTATACAAAGGCAACCACATTCATTCAATAACAATGCAAATGCTATAGCAAAATAAAGTATAGTTAAAATAGCCTGTGAAATATTAAACACCTGACAGCATTAAACCATCTATAATTGTTGGAccagagttttaaaatccttCAAGCATTAATTATGTTTCTCTTAGCAACTTTATCCAATTAATCACCTTAACGCAACAAGGAAAGTAAGCTCCAATTACTAATGGGTATTCAGAGAATTTATGTAACACAGGAATAATCTACCACAGACTGCAGATGAGAATCAGACAGATCAGTTTACTAGAAGTTGTACAGTACACTAGTCACTCACcaatcaaacatttaaaaccaatGTAACGACCGGACTGCGGTAGGACAGTTGAGGAGAAACTATTGAGAGTGTTGAGAATGTATTCGGATTCAGTAATACTCTTTAAAGATGGAAAATGACTGCAATTCATttagaagaaaaacatttttactttgtgAACATGgataaataacaattatttgaaGCAAGCTTTTTCCAGGGATTTATTTAGGATGTTTTGTTGCAATAGGACCACTAGATGACAGTGTTGTCGGTATTTTAAACACGAGTGGGATTGATCCATGAACATGACAAACAGAATCTGTGACTAAGCTAACAAGTGAGAAACGTAAGATGGGTACaggcatttaatatttttaacaacaatAACTTCTCTACTTTCCATTCTATAGAAAACGTTTACGAACTGTGCTCCTGTAGTTTAAGGTGCAATGTCAaacttacaaaaaaatgtatcaatgtAAAACCACGTTGAAGCATTCTTCTGCATATCTGGAAGTTCGACTCAAACACGTCGTCCTAACATAAAATGGCATTCTGTGACAATTTCTGCAaagaacaaaccaaaataacttaattaaaatcattttttccaCTTTTACAATCTGTATTGTAGGGTACAAAATGTATTCCTATTAGCCAGTGCTTACACAGCTCAACACAAGAGGTCCATTTAATCAGTCTTATCTTTTTTTGCTCATTAACATCGCAAAAGCACTTCCTCAGAGCTTCAGCTACTGGGATATAACTGTCCTAACAGTGAAACTGAGACAGACTAGTAATCATTCACTTAAAAAGAGTATCAAACAGTTACAGTACCAGTCGCAGAGACTGAATCTCACAGCTGAGGGCATCTCGTAGAAATAGAAGCTCATCTTCTTTATATAACTCCAGTTCTTTCTTGAGTCTAAaccacacacaagcacacacacacattggtaTAGGTGGGCTACAGGGATATTCCATAGGCATAGTGGTTTTCGTACAACACAAACTGTGTAATGTATCCCCTTTAGTGTTGTCACAATACcaatttttttacttcaatacAATACCTAAGAAATGCATTGCGCGTTAAAATTGTGTTGGTtggtttacaaaaataaataaaaatcatcctttactcacgttcatgtcaaacatgtatgactttcttcttaaaaaacaaaaaaagaggttTTAAAGGAAGTTGGTAACTAGTCGAGttccattgtatgtacacaaaacagacatttttcgaaatgtcttcttttgtgtttcactgaagaaagagacacatacaggttttgaatgacatgaggataaaaaaaactgtcattttaagaTGATGAAGTACGTCAACAGGACAGATTTCCTTACCCCTAAAGCTAACCATCACAGAAAATGTCCTGCTTCTTTATTTTGAATTCCAAGGACTTGACTTGGGATGTCCTCAAAATGTTGGGGGTTGTCTTGAAATCTGAATATACACCATAATACAAGGACTTTATATCCTTATAATGTAGGTCAAACCAGTACACACTTACAAAAGGTAAACAGTAGACAAATCATCGATCACAAAACAGTTCTGAACTAAAACTAGCAGGGTCAAAATCCATAAATCTTGACCGCAGAGTTGTCACTTAGACGACTTACCAAAATTAAACAATAGCGCAGGACTTTGCATTTACTGACATAATTCAACATGGAACGTTGGACATTAGCAATTTTAGAGTGAAACACTGCTTCAAAAagaaataatgacattttcCATACCCTATGAATTACCAACAGAAGAAGAGTCGATTTCTCACATAAATTTTTGGGAGTTGAAGGAAATGTAATGTTTCTTTGAAAACCCATTTGTGTTCCAGCTAAATAGGTTTCCATCGTAATACTGATTCAGACAAGTcaactttaacaaaaatgttttaatttgcaAGACAGACAATGTTTACTTAAACTGACATGTGATCAATACCAGATGAAATATTAAGGGAAATTTGCCCTCTGCAAGGTGAGGCGATGTGTTTAAGAGAGTGATTCATGACTACACAAGAGAAGAATGAATATATGCTGAGCTCTCCATCACAGTCCCAAAAGCCTCATCCTCAGCACATCCTGTGGGCTTATGCAGTCTCTGCTATTAATGAGGAAGATTTGTGAGAGTCTGGTCTGTGCTCAACACACTAACCCCCTATATGATTTACACACCCCACGGAAGAGCTTTCTTCCTGAGACAGGCCAACTATTGATCCCTCTTCTATCATCATCAGCTAGTTGGCCGTTGTTCTGGCGGGTTTTGACTGTTTATCCAACTCAGGAGCGGACATAGTAAGCAACATATCAAAGACTTAATTAATTAGGATCGGCCTAACAGGCGAGGCAAGGCAAGttaatttatatagcacattttatacacaagggcaattcaaagtgcttttttacataaaatgattgacagaaagaaataagctttaaaatgcaaataatttaatatcacaaatactttttaaggttttaagaaacaataaaacagcaataaaattgattaataatgtgagtgtatatataaaaaaaatgagagcaaaataaaaataaattagaaatagaagtccATTTTtagtaaaccagcacagtgctcaggttgtgaatgcacagctaaacaagtgtgttttttagGTAAAAGTAGGTACTGTtgatgaacatctgatgtcttctggaagcagattccagctacgggtggcataatggctaaacgctgactccccctgttttgagtgaacccttgttatctctaactgacttgatcctgatgatctgagaagtctgtttggtttatattcaataagcatacctgagatgtatttaggtcctagaccattgagttatttatagacaattaataatactttgaagttgattctaaaagtaactggtaaccagggtaaggacctgaggattggagtgatatgctcagattttgatgttctggtcagaatcctggcagcagcgttctgcatgacctgcagctgtctgatggtctttttgggaagacctgtaaggagtccattacagtaatccaccctgctggtgatgaaagcatgaactagtttctctaaatcttggcttgagacaaaacatctgattctggcaaTGTTTCTGAGATTGTAGTAGaatgatttgcttattgctttgacatgactgctgaaactaaggtcagactccaaaatgacaagaagattttttaccttactttgtgtctttagacctcttaagtcaaggtatgtgtttaccttgttagtttcattcttcaatgacttcagttttgtttttatttaactgaaggaagttttgacacatccagctgttaatttcatcaatgcactggcaaagagagtcaataggcctgtagtcattgggtgagagggctaggtagatctgagtttcatctgcatagctgtggtaggcaatttgattctttttcattattttgccaagtgggagcatatataAATTGAAGTGGAGTGGTGCAAGAAtcgagccctgtggaacaccacaagtcatgggtgtccagtcagatttgtggttgcctatgttcacatagtaacttctccctttaaggtatgacccaaaccatttaagtaccaaaccAGAAAGCCcaacccagttttccagcctatgtaggagtatggtgtgatctacagtgtcaaaagcagcactgagatcttgtaaaaccagaactgatgTTTTGCCAGAATCAGATTTCAATCGAATATTCAATTCAATGTCTCTTTGCTATGATTCTGATGGAAAtcagactgataattgtccaggtagccatttgagttcaagaatttggtcaattgattgaagacaaccttttcaatgatcttgcctttAAAAGGAAGATTAAATACTGttctgtagttagacagtaaggtttttTTCTAGATTGCCTTTTTTTAGTagaggtttgacaactgcattttttagggactctgggaaagttcctgagagcagtgaggtattaacaatttttaggagatctgcttccaaacagttaaacactcttttgaaaaaagatgtgcgaagtgtgtcaaggctgcaagttgacgccttaagatgctgtactGTTTCCTCCAAGGTTTTgtgatcaattgtctgaaattcagacaaagttaCAAATTTCTGATCTACTGgagtcagactgacctgactgccgcatggagctttactgatttccattctgatattactgatcttttgaaggaaaaaagttgcaaactcattgcattaGTCATCAGACAGCAATTCCCTGGGAACTTgactagggggatttgttagtctctctataGTTGCAAAaagagtgttatttattttgcagtttataatgttagCGAAAAAGTTCTGTCTCGCTTtgcctaagtcaacattgaatgcatgcagactgtctttatagatgttatagtgaacttcaagtttgttttttcgccacatacgctcagcttttctgcatgttcttttcatgctttgtacctctggtgtgtttctccagggtgctttgcgcctgccagttatcgccttgaccttcactggagcaatggcatcgaaagcattttttacttttgcattaaagctatcgAGGAGAACATCCATAGAGTCTGCAGTTATACTTGCTGACAAAGacatagcattcataaatagctcaATGGTGTTgtcatttatgaatctcttttttaaaGAGACGGGTCTATCTTCAGTGGCAGGACtgattgatatatcaaagaaaatacagaaatgatcataCAGCACCACATCTAtaataatagtggatgaaatgtttagaccattgctaatgagcagatccagagtgtgtccacgattgtggatcagatcaaaagtgtttaaaacatttaaaagttcatttgcagtgttgttttctgtcttgtctacatgaatattaacatctccagcaataacaaagcagtcaaattctgaggaaatagctgataccatttctgaaaaatcatcaacaaagacTAGGTAGTATTtgggaggtctgtaaataattgtaaacagaatgcgtggtgcaccttttaaagcaatactcaaGTATTCAGAGGACAGGTTGTCACCAAGTAAAACTTGCTTGCAGTCAAAGAGATCTTTAAATAGAGCAGctattcctccacctctcctaacagctctgcaaacatttataaaagtaaagtttgggggGCAGATTCATTGAGGTTTGTAGCACCACAACTATCATCtaaccaagtttcatttagaaacatgaagtccagtttgttactggtgatgaggtcattgacCAAGAAGGATTTGTTTTAAacggatgtttaaaagtgctaattgaatagtaactgttttttgtttttaacccGTCATTCTCAGAGTGACATCTAAAAGGTAGTAGATTAGATAGATTTGCCATACGACTGGAAAGGGCCTTAGTTTTTCGTTCACTTATCAGGACAGATATAGGGAAAACTAAAGAAACACTGAGTTCCCACTTGTTCTGCAAATATTTGAGATTTTTGCTGCTATCAAAGCAGGGACCCAATTCATATCAGTTACCAGTGCTGTTTGCAGTCTTGTTTAGTCCACCTCCagcataataaaacattttttaaatgaggtGGGGTGTCAGGTGAAGGGAGAGGAGCGTGAAAAGGGGAAAACTCATCTACAGCATCGTATACACGGATGACATTGTTTTATCTACATTACAACTTCCGAAACATAAAAGTCAATCACATTAACTTGCACATTGACATACGTTTGAGAGTGTTCATTAAAAACGATGTAGACACGTCAAACACATGCTCGTTTTATTACTAAGACATAAACTTCTTACCGGACAAAGGTACTGTCTTTTAAGGGTTTCTCACGGACCATGAGCCTCTCTCTCTTCAAACGCACTGTCAGAGTCACAGCTTCTGTCAGATCTTTATCTATATCTGCACACACAGTACACACAAGGGTGAGGGTCTTTTTTGATGCTGAAATACTTCTAAACTAAATCACGACTAGAAAGTGCAAAAAGTTGTTTCGGAACCTGTGAGCTGTGATTGTAGATCCTGAAGCTCAGTTTCTAGCGATCTCTTCTCTGCCTCCATGGAGCTCAGCCAAGGGTTATTTTGTCTTAGCAATTCAATCtctgagaaacagaaagagtgACAATGTAATGTAGTGTTTCTCAAAATGTGGGGCGGACCCCACTGGTGGATTATAGAAACATGACAAGTTCCTATAATTCGCTGTAAAAAATGACACGgatatttactatttaaaattaTGGTAacaatattatacaaaatatatgtaagtactttaaagcatatttttaacGTAATATTCcatgaaaaaaatcaagtaaaatGACCAAAAGTATTTAAGCACATCAAATGATAAACTTGATCTTGATCTTTTTTAacttcagtttaacatttattattgcTAACAACATGATATGCAAGTAAGCTGAGAGTTGTCTCAGTACTGGCACTTGCCCCATTACCGTTCACGGagtgaaaaaacacacatcgTAAGCTCTCCCATAACCTAAGCAATAACAACACTCTCACAACAAAATagcactttttcacaaaaatgacacTACTAATGTTGTCgctgcaaagcatgctgggaactctaaATTCACTGCTCAGTTAGTGAAATTAACATAAAGAATTAATGTAGtcccaccacaaaataattaagtaaagattCTTAATAAAAGTTAAAGTAGGTTGAACATGatcaaattgaattgaattcacTCAATAATGCATTTAGATTTCAGAgattttttctataattttaatttacaagAACACAATAttattaagtaaagtttacgCAATTAATTTCATAAAATCTACTACGTCACAGACTCCTTTTTTACCGTGGTCATTTTTGTGCTCATCTctattaattcattcatttatttattgaccatACACTCAAAACATTGACACATTTAATGGTAGGTCTAgcttaaaacacatgaaaatgtcACATGGAACCATAGTATTCTAGGAGAATGATTTTACGTTGGAATGTTAATTGAACCAGAACAAAATCTTTATTGTGGAGAGGTCGGTAGTACGTGTAAACATTAGCAATGGATTAGTTTGAGACATGGGATGAAAGAAAACTGGAGATTTAACACCAGTAGGCGGAACCAAGACAGACAGTGGACCTCAAATTTACCATTTTGTTTGCTGCGATTGTGGACGGGTGGGGCTCGAAACCCTTCAAAGTGTggaatagtaaaaaaaaattgagaaacaCTGACGTAATGCAACTTGCTCAACACTTCacttaaacaaacaatacaagcGCTACGATGATAACTTTGTCATGTGTTCTGAAATActttaatgaagaaaaagctTTGATTTCATTCAAACTTGTGAAACAATCGTGCCGCTTCAGCAAAATGGTTACAATCATTGTTAACACTAATCTCAAACACTTGCTTAATCTGAAAGTGCATAAATGTGTTATTCCTGTGTGATTTCATACAAGGAACAGCATACCTTTGTTCAGAGTTTCAGCTTCCTGCTCCAAACTTTGGATCTTCGATTGGGTTTGGGTGAGAAAAACGTTTCTGTTTCTCATTAGATTGAATTCACCGTTGAAAGTTATCATCTCCTTCAAGAATGTCTCTCGCTCCTCCAACGACTCCCTTTTCAATTTGTCCTGAATTACAAAACAATGGAAAGGATGCTATGcagattaaagggataatttacccagaaacacatttacattttttgtcatgaattactcagcttttccaaatctgtataaattgctttgtttggttgaacacataaaaagatatttgggagaatgcttCTAACttaacagttcttggacccaaGTGACTACCATAGTGGAAAAAAttgcaatggtagtcaatggggtccaagaactgtttggttacaagcattcttccataaatctttctctgtgctcttaaaacaaagaaatttacaacttaaaggtgagtaaatggtgataacatttttatgtttgagtaaaaatccctttaaaaacagagCAGGACAGCATGGATCAGATTTATCTGAAGATCCTAGGGATAAATAGATTATATCTCATGTCATGAGGCCATGTGATTACAGTTCTTTTCTTAACAATGGTTCTTATAATATTGCATCACCACTAGAATAAGGTTTCATTTTAATGTGGTGGTGTTAAAAAGAAACATCAGTTTTCatacattatgcaataaaaaaCTTTAACAATTGTATGCAATGTGAATGAATATACCAGTTTCTCCCTAAGATCTCTCTGCAGTCCCAGGAGCtcgtctctctgtctttctagTTGCTCTTGCCGCTTTGTTATTAAATCAAGTTGCAGCTTGGTTTCAGACAGGAGCTGAGCCTATGGTCACAGATTAATCATGAATTTTATCAGTGTCTTATTCAGGATCTACTGAATAATCATATTCACGATCTTGCGCTGTGAGATCATAAGAACTTTGTTTTCGGGACAATGAACCTTTCTAACAGACTGCACAAAGAAATTGCATCAGCGCAGCGTGTTGCTCATCTGACGGATCAGTGGGTTTCAGTGCTGTTTGTTGAGGAGAGCTTATGTCATTCTGTTTGTAGGTCATTCTGTAATTGGAATAGCAGTGCTTTTTGTATTCAGGTCTCTGCGTCTGTCCTTTTATCAGGTCAGTCAAGTGTGAAAGACATCAAGCATCCTTCAGGTAATTACTCTTTGGCTTCAGAGAATACAAGGAAATTATGTCTCATAATTACACGAGACTCACTGGTCTGACCAAACAGATGATGCAGGAAAATTAGACTTGTCTTTCTTGACATTGACTGCATCAAGTGGATTACTGGGGTCATTCAAAGAGCCTGTGCTAAATGTTCTAAACTTGCCACAATGCCAGCCGATGAAGTGATAAGCCCagttaaagtcattttttaaatatatatctataaGAGACTATGAGATGACCGGTTTAAGTGATGTTTAAGTGAATGCAATCAAGATTTACCGCATAACAAAGCTTTCAAGAGGGGCTCAAGATGGCATGAAATTCTTTCAAATAAGACAAAGCAAACATTCAAATAAGCAATGTGTTGGAATGTTAAGCAACTCTTTCAAATCATGGCAAGAATATTCAGTAGCTCGGCACTGCAGAACACGAGATCCAGTCTCCTCCCATTGCATTGTGATAGGTCGACACGGGATCCAGTCTCCCACTGCGTTTTGATTGGTCAACAGATTTATGCAGCAGTTTTGCCCCAACACAAGTCCACGTGTTGTTGCTCTACCATTTCTGCATTGAATCATTACATAAGCTATTCGTATTTTATTAGGTTTAGGGAAAGGGTGTGGGTAATACCGTGTCCCGCCGCtctgcatccagtgtggacatttttatttatttaaatgtgttccAATGTGTTGGGTGTACACACGGTTTTGGGGTTAACGAATATTTAACCGTGATTGATACTTACAGGTGTATACTAAATTATGACATTGATAAGAGCAAACGCTTGCATACCCGGGCTGCACATACCCTCCAAATTGGGGCTAAGTATATACAAGGATATATTTAACCTTGCCCCCtggatcttgtgttctgcagtgagGACCATCTCAGAATATtagaatattttattgggtagatCCTATTGTGGACAATGAGGGGCCTTGGAGTCAACAAGGTTTAGACCGTCTACTTATTGAGGTCTATCTCCAAGAAATGATTGACCTCTTTAATCAATATCCTCGTTGACTTCTGACATCGGTATCAAACAAATGCGTGCCATATGTTTTCCAGGTTTATTGTATTTCTAAAGGTTTTCAACAATAATACTAATGTAATCTGAAAGAAATGAGATTGATTTTGCTGTGCCGCTTAAAATTGATCCACTCTGTCTTAATGTATCCTGTCCATTAGATGAAGTGTTTTAATCATGAAACAGAAATGCCTTTTTCACAGTGCCAAAGGATATTGATACTGTATGTCAGCTCTCTTTACAGATAAATTCAGTTGAGTGACAGTGAACATCCTCAGAGCTGGGTGGCAATATTGTGAACAGAGAGAGGCCTACATTAAACATGACACTTAAGAGAAAGGAAATGCAAAATTCATCACTaatctgttagtaatatgcagtgttgggtgtaactagttactaagtaattagttactgtattttaattacttttcccttgaaaaagtaaagtaagggattactcatatgttttctgtaatttaattacagttacttttgatgtacttaaactaaatactttgtgaaatatatgcgtgtgcaatagtgtaattgacatcaaaattcaaagtcttactttaaaatcagtgcacacatttgtaatactttggtcagttaataatattatttatttaaaatgaattaaataagccgtttcatgtctatccttgaatcacttaactaatcaaggtcgatgtaggatatagaaagtaattagtaatgagtaactaaatactttttggacagagtaatttggacagtaatctaattacactattgaatatgtaatgagtaactagtaattaattactttttcagagtaacttacccaacactggtaatATGTCTAGTGATATTCAGTTAGCAATTGACCATACCTTCTTATCAAGTTCACGCTGTGCTTTCTCCAGTTTTTGACTCGAAGAGTTTATTTTATCCTGCGCTGTCTTTATACCGGAGTGAACTGAAAAAGAAATACATACCGACTCAATGAATTCATAAAAAGGTAAATACGACACGTGCCTCAACAAACTACCTCAAGCTCactaaaaataatgttaatatttccAATATAAGTTGGATTTAAGTACTTTCCAGGTCAAAAAAATCCCACCCATAGTTCTCGTAAGCTTAACGTTAGCTTTACCTTCATGCAGCTGCCTAATATTCTCTGACACCTGTTGCTCTGTCAGTAAAATGTGCTCAAAAAGAGAATCGATACTCATTGTTGGATTATTATGATGACAATCTTTGTGGAAATCTGATAAACAATTAATTCTTATCAACTAAACAACAAACGCATCTAGAAAGAGAAGCCAAGTTACTCGCACCGTCTGCGCATGCGCAATACCGAATTAACCAAATAGTCCCACCATGCTGTGGCGCTGGGCCTCCTTGAACCACGTCGTGCTCCGAAGAAAATCGTGTTTATTTAGCTTTAGTTGTTGTGAAATGTCGCCGTAGTTTAGTGTATTGTTCCGCagtgttggttttattattctagCTCCTGTTATATCGATATCGAAAGCTGCATCGTAAAATTCGACAGCCAATATGTGGATACAGATAGTTGGCGATATTTAGCCTATAGTTGCAATTGGGAACTCCAACTGTCCCCTGGGAGAACGGTAGCCAGGAATGCATCTTTAGGGCTGTCAACCCTAAAACCCTGATTCACGCAAGACTGTTTTCTTACgccacacaaatacattttgtgatAGAAATGCCTGAAAGCTTATCTGTAGTTTTTCTTGCTGCAAACTTTTGTCATCAGCGGTCTAGCAGTGGACCTCAATCTTAAAGGAAGGTGGCCATTGGCCAATCAAATGTAAGAAGGCGGGAGTTACCGTTTACAGAGCCGGTGTGatgaccaatcaaatcaaagaataCAGCTAATGTTCGATCGCAACCAGTACGACGTTAGAGGCTAAACGTTCAATATTTGaccattttttaacaatataaatgtttatcgGTAGTATCCACTGATGCAAACTACAAAACGCcgttttaaatggaaaatatgtAATTCACGTGATTCATGTAGCTACTTATGTTGTCAAGTACACACATACGTCATTATTTCTGCgttttatttcagaaaggcAACCGTTCTAGTTTATGTGAGTTGGACCATATCATTTTGACATTAGTTAATACAAATAACAGTCTACTAATTGAAGCTTATTtacttcagttttcatttttaccgCGTaacaaactttacatttacaagaTTTTTTATTGCTAGCTTCTCTTTCTCCAACATAGCCCCGCAGAAACCCTTGAATGTAGGCATATTGTAGACTATTCTCCATACGCTTTTTAGAATAAAATGAGCTCAGGTCAGAAATGTGCATTAAGACCAGAGCAGCATGACTGTCGATTGGTTTAGATCCAGTTACTTTAATTTTCGATTTTTCGATAAAGAAATTCGATTTTTCCTcgtgtaaatgtttatatatatatatatatatatatatatatatatatatatatacatatttgacTTAATAATTTAATTCTAGAGTAATTAAATGGTAAATCAGATGATGTCTATAAAGCACACATTTTAGTGTCTACTATTTAGAAACCTTGTTATCTAAATAGCAGGCATTCATTAGTGAGGCGCACACACCAACAGAGGGCGTCCTTTACCAGGCTTTAATCACTGTGAACTATCTCAGCAAAACTTAATTTGAAAAGAATCCTTATTTGCaaagtgaaagtgaaattttaaacaatgattttgtTAGCCTaccttatttttaataaatcatcaTTTCTATAAAATTAAGTCAGTAAcccttttttatatttatgttatcgCATTTACAAGGCTATTGGATTAATTATGTTGCAGCTAGTTATCGTTTAATTTGGAGAAAAGTGTTTTCAGCGCGCGTGCATGTGTAAGGAGAAGAGGGTGTTTCTACCAAGAATTGGACTTCATTGTGATG of Triplophysa dalaica isolate WHDGS20190420 chromosome 11, ASM1584641v1, whole genome shotgun sequence contains these proteins:
- the ccdc172 gene encoding coiled-coil domain-containing protein 172 isoform X1, whose amino-acid sequence is MSIDSLFEHILLTEQQVSENIRQLHEVHSGIKTAQDKINSSSQKLEKAQRELDKKAQLLSETKLQLDLITKRQEQLERQRDELLGLQRDLREKLDKLKRESLEERETFLKEMITFNGEFNLMRNRNVFLTQTQSKIQSLEQEAETLNKEIELLRQNNPWLSSMEAEKRSLETELQDLQSQLTDIDKDLTEAVTLTVRLKRERLMVREKPLKDSTFVRLKKELELYKEDELLFLRDALSCEIQSLRLKLSQNAILC
- the ccdc172 gene encoding coiled-coil domain-containing protein 172 isoform X2; this translates as MSIDSLFEHILLTEQQVSENIRQLHEVHSGIKTAQDKINSSSQKLEKAQRELDKKDKLKRESLEERETFLKEMITFNGEFNLMRNRNVFLTQTQSKIQSLEQEAETLNKEIELLRQNNPWLSSMEAEKRSLETELQDLQSQLTDIDKDLTEAVTLTVRLKRERLMVREKPLKDSTFVRLKKELELYKEDELLFLRDALSCEIQSLRLKLSQNAILC